A genome region from Polyangiaceae bacterium includes the following:
- a CDS encoding tetratricopeptide repeat protein — translation MSSPVGANRPWLFGPAVDLLFGCGIGYALLVVVLAALGLGMDRIHGWLPFVILVTGLPHYGATLERVYSTPAARKRYGRYSLLFGLLVWGAFVGTLVSGKGATALVTLYLTWSPWHYAAQNFGLVMMFLRRARAEVSPTFRLLVKSSFVLSFLLVFVNIHRGSSASVNDPLYAAPSARDAVRFAPLGIPDALSNVLVVAFGAAYLVVTIACLVLVFKRTPSGARAPILALLASQSVWFVLPVALGQFVPEWVGPMGPVALAFIWVAIAHSVQYLWISLHFARASGRTDTTYRSIARYFSFAVFAGAALWVFPVLASVKGGLTRMPHESGLDMVVAAAVNLHHFLLDGVIWKLRDAPVREALVDEQTPPANEKSSRVGLSFGRVLLASVGTIAVASWIIAAWEQEVGRRHSVAKGDLARLEMAARRLTMIGRDGPRIHQAIAKIHKNRGEYDAALVRYRRSIELWPTASAWVGIGKIHEVRGQFAEARNAYEAALSVEPNHASALDDLAHVIAAQGDLEGAVRMQRRAIIAAPDRMDLRRRYDALLVKLPIAADDATEEIIVDVYDAGVVDSER, via the coding sequence ATGTCTTCGCCCGTAGGTGCCAATAGACCGTGGCTTTTCGGGCCAGCCGTCGATCTTCTCTTTGGCTGCGGGATTGGTTATGCCCTGCTCGTGGTGGTCCTTGCCGCGTTGGGGCTCGGCATGGATCGCATTCACGGATGGCTGCCGTTCGTCATTCTCGTCACGGGACTACCGCATTATGGCGCGACGCTGGAACGAGTGTATTCGACGCCCGCGGCGCGCAAGCGGTACGGACGATATTCACTTCTGTTTGGTTTGCTCGTGTGGGGCGCGTTCGTCGGAACGCTCGTATCCGGAAAAGGTGCAACGGCGCTCGTCACGCTGTACCTGACGTGGAGTCCGTGGCATTACGCGGCGCAAAATTTTGGCCTCGTGATGATGTTTCTGCGTCGAGCGCGCGCGGAAGTCAGCCCCACGTTTCGGCTGCTCGTCAAAAGCTCGTTCGTCCTGTCGTTTTTGCTCGTATTCGTCAACATCCACCGGGGGTCTTCGGCGTCGGTCAATGATCCCTTGTATGCCGCGCCATCGGCCCGAGATGCCGTACGATTCGCGCCTCTCGGAATTCCCGATGCTTTGTCGAACGTTTTGGTCGTTGCGTTCGGAGCTGCATACCTCGTCGTCACGATTGCGTGTTTGGTACTGGTGTTCAAACGAACGCCCTCTGGCGCACGTGCGCCGATTTTGGCGCTTCTTGCAAGTCAAAGCGTGTGGTTCGTCCTGCCCGTCGCGCTGGGGCAGTTTGTCCCGGAATGGGTTGGGCCAATGGGGCCCGTGGCGCTCGCATTCATCTGGGTAGCGATTGCTCACAGTGTTCAATATTTGTGGATATCGCTTCATTTTGCGCGTGCGTCGGGACGGACCGATACGACGTATCGGTCGATTGCGCGATATTTCTCGTTTGCGGTGTTTGCCGGTGCGGCGCTGTGGGTTTTTCCAGTGCTCGCTTCGGTCAAAGGGGGCCTCACGCGGATGCCCCACGAATCGGGGCTCGATATGGTCGTCGCGGCCGCCGTGAACTTGCATCACTTTTTGCTCGATGGAGTCATTTGGAAACTTCGAGATGCTCCGGTGAGGGAAGCATTGGTCGACGAGCAAACTCCTCCGGCGAATGAAAAATCGTCGCGCGTGGGTTTGTCCTTCGGGCGCGTGCTGCTTGCATCGGTCGGAACGATTGCGGTCGCGTCTTGGATCATTGCGGCATGGGAGCAGGAAGTGGGTCGACGCCATTCGGTGGCCAAAGGCGATCTCGCGCGTCTCGAAATGGCGGCACGGCGGCTGACGATGATTGGGCGTGATGGCCCGCGCATTCATCAAGCCATTGCAAAAATTCATAAGAACCGCGGCGAGTACGATGCCGCGCTCGTTCGCTACAGGCGTAGCATCGAATTGTGGCCGACGGCTTCGGCGTGGGTGGGTATTGGCAAGATTCACGAAGTCCGAGGCCAATTTGCCGAAGCGCGCAATGCGTACGAAGCTGCTTTGTCGGTCGAGCCGAATCACGCGAGCGCTCTCGACGATCTCGCGCACGTCATCGCGGCGCAGGGCGATTTGGAGGGAGCAGTGCGGATGCAGCGGCGCGCCATCATTGCGGCGCCCGATCGAATGGACCTGCGGCGTCGTTATGACGCATTGCTCGTCAAGCTCCCCATCGCAGCAGACGACGCTACCGAGGAAATCATCGTCGACGTGTACGATGCAGGCGTGGTCGATTCGGAGCGGTGA
- a CDS encoding DNA alkylation repair protein: MAAPLKDFFDERLVRRIANTIAAVHSDFPTEKFVAQSMVGLSKLELLDRGKHVADALAKTLPNDYEQAVDILLRSLDVPTTREDSAMAGFFYLPHVTFVARWGLEHFDASMRAQHALTQRFSAEFSIRYFILRDADRTLKVLRSFANDESEHVRRLVSEGTRPRLPWAVRLPAFIANPAPVLELLELLRDDPALYVRRSVANNLNDIAKDHPDLVVDVCKRWSVDATPERKWIIQHALRWLVKRGFPGAITLLGGAARPKVRIEGVNIEPSRAQLGSVVRFAFDVVSEATKNQNLLVDYIVHHPGASGKTRSKVWKLRRIELEAKGRARLEAKVSLVDRTIRKHYPGTYRIDVRIGATDLPLGSFDVAAPAVSKPRPVKAKRASA; the protein is encoded by the coding sequence ATGGCTGCACCGCTGAAAGATTTTTTCGACGAACGACTCGTACGTCGTATTGCAAACACGATCGCCGCTGTTCATTCGGATTTTCCGACGGAAAAGTTCGTCGCTCAATCGATGGTCGGATTGTCGAAGCTCGAGCTCCTCGACCGCGGCAAACACGTCGCCGATGCGCTCGCGAAGACGCTTCCCAATGATTACGAGCAAGCGGTCGACATTTTGTTGCGCTCGCTCGACGTGCCAACGACGCGTGAAGACAGTGCGATGGCAGGTTTCTTTTATTTGCCGCACGTCACCTTCGTCGCCAGATGGGGACTCGAACACTTCGATGCGTCCATGCGCGCCCAGCACGCGCTCACGCAAAGGTTTTCCGCGGAATTCTCCATTCGATATTTCATCCTTCGTGATGCAGACCGAACACTGAAGGTCCTGCGAAGCTTTGCGAACGACGAGAGCGAACATGTTCGGCGGCTCGTTTCCGAAGGCACTCGGCCGCGTTTGCCGTGGGCCGTGAGGCTTCCGGCATTCATTGCAAATCCCGCTCCCGTGCTCGAATTGCTCGAGCTCTTGCGTGACGATCCCGCGCTTTACGTGCGGCGATCGGTCGCGAACAACCTGAATGACATTGCAAAAGATCATCCGGATCTCGTGGTGGACGTATGCAAGCGGTGGAGCGTCGATGCAACGCCCGAGCGAAAATGGATCATTCAGCATGCGCTCCGCTGGCTCGTAAAACGTGGCTTTCCCGGAGCCATTACGCTTCTTGGCGGAGCCGCTCGCCCCAAAGTGCGCATCGAAGGCGTGAACATCGAGCCCTCGCGAGCACAGCTCGGGTCGGTCGTTCGATTCGCATTCGATGTCGTCTCCGAAGCGACGAAAAACCAAAATCTCCTCGTCGATTACATCGTTCATCACCCTGGTGCATCGGGTAAGACGAGATCGAAAGTTTGGAAATTGCGACGTATCGAGCTCGAGGCAAAGGGGCGTGCTAGGCTCGAGGCCAAGGTATCACTCGTGGATCGAACGATTCGAAAGCATTACCCTGGCACATATCGCATCGACGTACGCATCGGAGCGACCGACTTGCCACTTGGTTCATTCGACGTCGCGGCGCCTGCCGTGAGCAAACCGCGTCCTGTAAAGGCGAAACGCGCGAGCGCTTGA
- a CDS encoding M36 family metallopeptidase: protein MMKRHIRFLPLTLALFGAGSAHAGPHENIHKAMDAAPLPNVSPRVDSPVGRVASIDEKRGVPTFLWVTPPEAARFSSRTMTQPAERIARDFALQNMGLYGLSGPAIDTMYVRRVDDSGRGGIIVVLAQRVDGIDVWQNEMKVLLDRQGDVIAVGGNLHADAISTAKGGAKRSFTVAHDQAVASAFVAHTDIRIQGSDLLDTGREQNGYKYFELKETAETKRQGLVFANAARVKKVFYAMPERLVPAYYLELDLAKVGSTSADLWGYVVSAETGELLERDHLTQDVAFNYRVWADTTAPNTPLDGPIADWTPHPAGAPTGAVPPFILPTMISMEGFNTNPLNVADPWLASNATQTQGNNVDAYADLNAQNGFTAGDIRANTTSANTFDYTYDTALAPNSSQNQIKGSVTSLFYLNNWLHDYFYDSGFNEAAGNAQTNNFGRGGAGNDVLLAEAQDYSGTDNANMSTPADGASPRMQMYVFTGAIKGNLTVQPLNVSMGNQVAAFGPNPFTTTAQLILGDDGTGPDVNDACEAITNNVSGKIVLVNRGTCTFESKVLVAQQAGAVGVLIANNVAAGLPAMGDDVNTTGVTIGSLGISQADGDLLKAEMLNQTLTVTMSANPQKVNRDGTLDNQIVAHEWGHYLHRRLVTNCPTIICGVSPNQYQCSQCGGEGEGWGDFVALHMTLRDGDDVTSGTFAAAIYASDAFGDGAYFGIRRFPYTRDFSKNGLTFKHVTDGVALPAGPQNPSWPNNWEVHNSGEVWAVMVFQAYTQLILNGGHTFAEAKRRMADYIVGGMKLTPNNPTFTQQRDGILAAARAADINDAILLADGFAARGAGTCAVSPPANSTTGSGVVEDFDNSGIMQLAETTVTETTGCDNDGVVDTDESGTVNVSVFNSGMGYLLNTNVTVTSSTGAVTFPGGNSVIIPSIAPGATGVASVPVALAAGTTAITDADFAITATNASACTTTVNGTATAQMNFDNVLNSSTIEEFESPLGTWTEWGAAGYETLATTLWSRVRQTTLDYRYQGANHTTISDTALESPNLTVGSGNLTITFAHAFDFDYTNPPLRYYDGGVVEVSNNNGMTWTDVANLGAAPGYSGTLQNGTGNPLAGRPAYSRRNAAWPNTNTVTLNLGTQFTGQTIRIRFRIGTDNVVRTAGTQGWFIDTVNVNGITNVPFHTITTDPLGCSLCDGVMCDDNNPCTNDSCDPGTGNCVVANVSNGTSCDDGNACTQMDTCQAGACTGANPVTCTASDACHVAGTCDPATGACSNPTAPNGTSCNDGNACTQMDTCQVGTCTGANPVTCAASDECHVAGTCDPATGACSNPTAPNGTSCNDGNACTQMDTCQVGACTGASPVTCTASDECHVAGTCDPATGACSNPTAPNGTSCNDGNACTQMDTCQAGACTGANPVTCTASDACHVAGTCDPATGACSNPTAPNGTSCNDGNACTQMDTCQAGACTGASPVTCTASDACHVAGTCDPATGACSNPEAPEGTPCSDNDACTQMDSCIAGMCTGANSVTCTASDQCHVAGTCDPATGMCSNPQAAEGTPCNDNDLCTLMDACVDGTCTGTNTITCAMPDECHDAGACDPMLGFCVYPVKPDGTPCPNGTCQSGTCMTGTGGAGGMAGAGGMAGAGGMAGAGGMAGAGGMAGAGGMAGAGGMAGAGGMAGAGGMAGAGGMAGAGGMAGAGGMAGAGGMAGAGGMAGAGGSAGDGGMAGAGGAGGRIVTSGGGCDCSTTSSSSAPTGSALLFSLGALLARLRRRRNASTARV from the coding sequence GTGATGAAGCGTCACATACGTTTTTTGCCGCTCACCCTCGCGCTGTTCGGAGCAGGTAGCGCTCACGCTGGGCCGCACGAGAACATTCACAAGGCAATGGATGCAGCGCCGCTGCCGAATGTTTCGCCGCGCGTCGATTCGCCCGTAGGGAGGGTCGCTTCGATCGATGAAAAGCGTGGAGTGCCCACGTTTTTATGGGTGACGCCGCCGGAAGCCGCGCGTTTTTCTTCGCGCACGATGACGCAACCAGCAGAGCGTATCGCCCGAGATTTCGCTCTCCAGAACATGGGTCTCTACGGTTTGTCCGGGCCTGCGATCGACACGATGTACGTGCGGCGTGTGGACGATTCGGGCCGCGGGGGAATCATCGTCGTGCTCGCGCAGAGGGTCGATGGCATCGACGTTTGGCAGAACGAGATGAAGGTGCTGCTCGATCGGCAGGGCGATGTGATCGCGGTGGGTGGCAACCTGCATGCGGATGCAATTTCGACGGCGAAAGGCGGCGCGAAGCGATCGTTTACGGTGGCGCACGATCAGGCGGTAGCGAGTGCTTTCGTTGCGCATACCGATATCCGGATCCAGGGGTCGGACTTGTTGGATACGGGCCGTGAGCAGAACGGCTACAAGTATTTTGAGCTCAAAGAGACGGCCGAGACGAAGAGGCAAGGGCTCGTGTTTGCGAACGCGGCGCGCGTGAAGAAGGTGTTTTACGCGATGCCGGAACGCCTCGTGCCGGCGTACTACCTCGAGCTCGATCTGGCGAAGGTGGGTTCGACGAGCGCGGATCTCTGGGGTTATGTGGTGTCTGCGGAGACGGGTGAGCTTCTCGAGCGGGATCATCTGACGCAGGATGTGGCGTTCAACTACAGGGTGTGGGCTGATACGACCGCGCCAAACACGCCGCTCGATGGTCCGATTGCGGATTGGACGCCGCATCCGGCGGGTGCGCCGACGGGGGCGGTGCCGCCGTTCATTTTGCCGACGATGATATCGATGGAGGGATTCAATACGAATCCGCTCAATGTTGCTGATCCGTGGCTTGCGTCGAATGCGACACAGACGCAAGGGAACAACGTCGATGCGTATGCGGATCTCAATGCGCAGAATGGTTTTACCGCGGGCGACATTCGAGCGAACACGACGAGCGCGAACACGTTCGATTATACGTACGACACGGCGCTTGCACCGAATTCTTCGCAAAACCAGATCAAGGGATCGGTGACGTCGTTGTTTTACCTAAACAACTGGCTGCACGATTATTTTTATGATTCTGGGTTCAACGAGGCCGCGGGCAATGCTCAGACCAACAATTTCGGTCGCGGCGGAGCTGGGAACGACGTGCTCCTTGCGGAGGCGCAGGATTACAGCGGCACGGACAATGCGAACATGAGCACGCCGGCGGACGGGGCGTCGCCGCGAATGCAAATGTACGTCTTTACGGGTGCGATCAAGGGCAACCTCACGGTTCAGCCGCTCAATGTTTCAATGGGCAATCAGGTTGCCGCATTCGGCCCGAATCCATTTACAACCACGGCGCAGTTGATTCTTGGCGATGATGGCACGGGCCCCGACGTCAACGATGCATGCGAAGCGATTACGAACAACGTGTCGGGCAAAATCGTACTCGTCAATCGTGGTACGTGTACGTTCGAATCCAAGGTGCTCGTGGCGCAGCAGGCGGGCGCCGTCGGTGTGCTCATAGCGAACAACGTCGCCGCGGGATTGCCTGCGATGGGGGACGATGTCAATACGACGGGCGTTACGATTGGATCGCTCGGGATTTCTCAAGCGGATGGCGATCTGCTGAAGGCCGAGATGCTGAATCAGACGCTGACGGTGACGATGTCGGCGAATCCTCAAAAGGTCAATCGCGACGGGACGCTCGATAATCAAATCGTGGCGCACGAATGGGGGCATTATCTTCACCGAAGGCTCGTGACGAATTGCCCGACGATCATTTGTGGCGTGAGCCCCAATCAGTATCAATGCAGTCAATGCGGTGGCGAGGGTGAGGGGTGGGGTGATTTCGTTGCGCTGCACATGACGCTGCGCGACGGTGACGATGTTACATCGGGCACGTTTGCTGCGGCGATTTATGCATCGGATGCGTTTGGCGATGGTGCCTATTTCGGAATTCGGCGATTCCCGTACACGCGTGATTTTTCGAAAAATGGGCTCACGTTCAAACACGTGACGGATGGGGTAGCGCTGCCTGCGGGACCGCAAAATCCTTCGTGGCCCAACAACTGGGAAGTGCATAACTCGGGCGAAGTGTGGGCTGTGATGGTGTTTCAGGCGTATACGCAGCTCATTCTCAACGGTGGTCATACGTTTGCCGAAGCGAAACGGCGGATGGCCGATTACATCGTCGGCGGTATGAAACTTACGCCGAACAACCCGACGTTCACGCAGCAACGGGACGGCATTTTGGCGGCAGCTCGCGCGGCCGACATCAATGATGCGATACTTTTGGCCGATGGTTTCGCGGCGCGCGGGGCTGGCACGTGTGCGGTATCTCCGCCGGCGAATTCCACGACTGGCTCGGGCGTCGTCGAGGATTTCGACAACTCGGGCATCATGCAACTTGCTGAAACAACCGTTACGGAGACGACTGGTTGCGACAATGACGGCGTGGTGGATACCGATGAAAGCGGCACGGTCAACGTGTCGGTTTTCAATTCGGGAATGGGCTATTTGCTGAATACGAACGTGACCGTGACGTCGAGCACCGGGGCGGTGACGTTTCCGGGTGGCAATTCGGTGATCATTCCGAGCATTGCACCGGGCGCGACGGGGGTGGCCAGCGTGCCGGTGGCGCTCGCGGCGGGCACGACGGCGATTACGGATGCCGATTTCGCGATTACGGCGACGAACGCGTCTGCGTGCACCACGACGGTGAACGGAACTGCGACCGCGCAGATGAATTTCGATAATGTGCTGAATAGCTCGACGATAGAGGAGTTCGAGAGTCCGCTCGGAACGTGGACCGAATGGGGCGCGGCTGGATACGAGACATTGGCGACGACGTTATGGTCGCGGGTGCGTCAAACGACGCTCGATTATCGATACCAAGGGGCCAACCACACGACCATATCCGATACGGCGCTCGAATCGCCGAATTTGACGGTGGGCTCGGGCAACCTGACGATTACGTTTGCCCATGCATTCGATTTCGATTACACGAATCCGCCGCTCAGGTATTATGATGGCGGCGTCGTCGAAGTGTCGAACAACAACGGCATGACATGGACGGACGTTGCCAATCTTGGCGCAGCACCTGGATATTCGGGGACGCTTCAGAACGGTACGGGCAATCCGCTTGCAGGCCGACCAGCGTATTCGCGTCGCAATGCTGCATGGCCGAATACGAACACGGTGACGTTGAATCTCGGGACGCAGTTTACTGGGCAAACGATAAGGATTCGTTTCCGCATTGGAACGGACAACGTCGTCCGAACGGCGGGCACGCAGGGTTGGTTCATCGATACAGTCAATGTGAACGGAATTACGAACGTTCCGTTCCACACCATAACGACCGACCCGCTCGGATGTTCATTGTGCGATGGTGTGATGTGCGACGACAACAATCCGTGCACGAACGATTCGTGCGATCCTGGTACGGGCAACTGCGTCGTAGCGAACGTATCGAATGGAACGTCGTGCGATGACGGCAATGCGTGCACGCAAATGGATACGTGCCAAGCGGGCGCGTGTACCGGGGCAAACCCGGTGACGTGTACGGCGTCGGATGCGTGTCACGTTGCGGGCACGTGCGATCCTGCGACGGGCGCGTGCAGCAATCCGACCGCGCCGAATGGAACATCGTGCAATGACGGCAATGCGTGCACGCAAATGGATACGTGCCAAGTGGGCACGTGTACCGGGGCAAACCCGGTGACGTGTGCGGCGTCGGATGAGTGTCACGTTGCAGGCACATGCGATCCTGCGACGGGCGCGTGCAGCAATCCGACCGCGCCGAATGGAACGTCTTGCAATGACGGCAATGCGTGCACGCAAATGGATACGTGCCAAGTGGGCGCGTGTACCGGGGCAAGCCCGGTGACGTGTACGGCGTCGGATGAGTGTCACGTAGCGGGCACGTGTGATCCTGCGACGGGCGCGTGCAGCAATCCAACTGCGCCGAATGGAACGTCGTGCAATGACGGCAATGCGTGCACGCAAATGGATACGTGCCAAGCGGGCGCGTGTACCGGGGCAAACCCGGTGACGTGTACGGCGTCGGATGCGTGTCACGTTGCGGGCACGTGCGATCCTGCGACGGGCGCGTGCAGCAATCCAACCGCGCCGAATGGAACGTCGTGCAATGACGGCAATGCGTGCACGCAAATGGATACATGCCAAGCGGGCGCGTGTACCGGGGCAAGCCCGGTGACGTGTACGGCGTCGGATGCGTGTCACGTTGCGGGCACATGCGATCCTGCGACGGGCGCGTGCAGCAATCCGGAAGCTCCAGAGGGCACGCCGTGCAGCGACAACGACGCATGCACCCAGATGGATTCGTGCATAGCAGGTATGTGCACTGGGGCAAACTCCGTAACGTGTACGGCATCGGATCAATGTCATGTTGCGGGCACGTGCGATCCGGCGACGGGCATGTGCAGCAATCCCCAGGCTGCCGAGGGCACACCGTGCAACGATAACGATCTCTGCACGCTCATGGATGCGTGTGTAGATGGCACATGCACGGGAACGAACACCATTACGTGCGCCATGCCGGACGAATGCCATGACGCGGGCGCGTGCGACCCAATGCTCGGGTTCTGCGTGTACCCGGTAAAACCCGATGGGACGCCGTGCCCCAATGGCACATGTCAATCCGGTACTTGCATGACCGGCACGGGTGGCGCTGGCGGTATGGCCGGTGCCGGTGGAATGGCGGGCGCCGGTGGAATGGCGGGCGCCGGTGGAATGGCGGGCGCCGGTGGAATGGCGGGCGCCGGTGGTATGGCGGGCGCCGGTGGAATGGCCGGTGCCGGTGGTATGGCCGGTGCCGGTGGTATGGCGGGTGCCGGCGGTATGGCCGGTGCTGGCGGTATGGCCGGTGCTGGCGGTATGGCCGGTGCTGGCGGTATGGCCGGTGCCGGTGGAATGGCGGGCGCTGGTGGTTCCGCGGGTGACGGCGGAATGGCCGGTGCTGGCGGCGCTGGCGGCCGCATCGTGACGAGCGGCGGCGGTTGCGATTGCTCTACGACATCGTCCAGCAGCGCCCCGACAGGCTCGGCACTCCTCTTCAGTCTGGGAGCGCTTCTCGCTAGGCTGCGTCGTCGCCGAAATGCATCGACCGCCCGCGTCTGA